The nucleotide window TCATTCATATAAACTTTGTGTTTTATAGGACAATGAATGATAAATTAGGCGAGGCTAAAGCTTCTGGGAACTTAGGGAACACCTTAAAGGTGATGGGTAAGTTTTCTGAGGCGATACAATGCTGCAAGCGTCACTTAGAAATATCGCGGGCGCTCGGGGACAAGCTAAGCGAGGGGCGGGCTCTGTACAACCTGGGCAATGTGTACCACGCTCAGGGCAAACAGCTAGGCCGCGTCGGACAGAACGACCCCGGACATTTCCCACAAGAAGTGCGCGAGTGTCTCACACAGGCCGTCTCCTACTACGAGTAAGATCTATACCATTCATTGCTTCTCCTATCAAAACATTGCTACTTGGAATACTTTGAATACGAAAGTACCTAAATGGCGTCTGATTACACATTACGATGCGTGAAGCATATAATGTTCCAatgttattaatgaaaataaaaaaaaaatatagtcaatCACAATGTTTTCTGTTTCGTATTATGTAACCGACGCCGTTGGTATACGGATcgtgtaattatatatttgttttcttatacAGAGAAAATCTAGAACTTATGCGGAATCTCGGGGACAAGCAAGCGATGGGACGAGCATGCGGCAACTTAGGCAACACATGCTACTTGTTGGGTGACTTCGCGCGAGCCATCCGCTACCACACTGAGAGGCTACAGATCGCGCGGGAGTTCGGCGACAAGGCCGCGGAGAGAAGAGCCAACAGCAATCTCGGCAACTCACATATCTTCCTTGGACAGTTCGAAAACGCTGCCGAACATTACAAGTACGTATTGCATAACAGGTCCCATTGACGTCAGAACGCAAAGTAGGTCAACATGCTTTTAAGCTAAATGTATCGTAATTTAATATATCAGCTCGTTTCAGAGTAATGGACAAACCCTAGTACTGCTGCACTGACAGCCTGTATGCAAATCAGGTCACAGTGCGGCGAAGTGGAATATAGGTTGCGATATCTGCCGTTTTGCAAGCCTTTGATGTGTTGAACATATCGGCAAAGAGCTTTTATATCTTACCTTACTTCTCTTAGATTCATCCTTCCTATTCAGCGACGGCAGCAGCCGCATCGCGGGTAATGGATCTTCTAAAATATTCTCAGATTTAAATCAGTTGTCAAAACATCCGAGACGTATGTGGGCTTAATGACTGTACATTGATAAATCGGATTTAACTTAGCGACTTGACTGACTCTCGAGCCGTGACTTTTCTTACCACTTACCAATCCACAAAGAACTAGCTGTTTGTTATTTGAGATATACCTACAAAAAAGGTATTCCTCTttctggaaaaaaatattataagagcGGGCTTCGGTTTACCATAATTATGCGTGACTTACTTTACGGTTCAAACATTTCATTACATGCATGCTTTGTGTTGCCAATAGCGAGTAAAGAAATTACATAATTCGTAGTGATTTCAGGTAGCGGAATAACGGCTGCCTTGTAAATATTTCTCGACTTCCCATAGCTAAAAGTTTCTGGAGGTGTTTCATTCAAAGAATTTCATAATTGTAAGAGTTTTATACTACTACCAAAGTAGCCAAGACACTCCACGATACTGATCGCCCACAAGTAGTCAAGGATTCAAACTTTACTCCAATCACTCTTAAGAGTACCTACAGTTATTACATATAATTAACACTTCAGCATTTAAAGttatcatatttttacattCCAAGTTCTATCTTATTCTGGAAGGAGACTCCTCGCCCAGCCTTAAGTGGTGGATTACATTATTGCCGTCCGaagtttacaaacaaaaaagctGTGTAcattcaaatagattttttacgCCAGTAAACTGATTTAAATGCTTATAGTTTTATGCACATAATCATGAATGCTGTTGAGCGACCTACCGTTCACCGGTGACATATTGAACACAGATTCTATAAATTGCCAGTGTGTTGTGCGTGTTTTGCgatttacatttcaaatgtgcAACTGGTTATTATGTAGCAATGTTTTTGTGGTAGTGTTACAATTTTTATGCAAACAATCTGTTTCACAATTGGAGTATGAAGCATTGTTATTATATCACAATGTTAAACACTCTCATTACACTATTatcagtttgttttatttcatagatTATGCATTTTTGGTTGCGTCATAATAGAATATCTAACAAGAAGATCAGCTTAACTGAGCGGCATTAGAGTAACAGCTAAGCTATTATAATTGGCAACTTTAAAGAGATAACCAATTTCAAATGACATTACCAGTTGCATTTATAAAGTTTGCTATCAACACATTTCAATGAACACTTGAATCATCAATTAACTTCACAGATATAATACGATTTAATTTTACACTTGATTTCACTTTGATACTCTACACTATGCAGTTTTATGTATGCCTGGTTCCCAATTCATTAGACAATTTTGCATCAAATCCGGATACAGTGCTAGGTGAttggaataataataaatgtctgTACTTATGTCACACCATTAGAATATTTAATCATATTGTTTAGCTAAAATGGCAAGTAAtagtaaaactattattaaagcTAGACTTATTAGTTCAATGACATTTGGTTCTTTCGAATCGTGTTCTTTAGTATCGTGAAGCTAACGAAGGCTGGCCTCTACCTGTGTCACTATTTATAGTGTATACCAAATATATTCTGAACCAGctagcccgtgaccacggtcgatgcaatccgatcgaaacgtcgggtaaacaagtAAGGTATACTaagatttaattttcaatcacgttTAAGACCCTTATTATATTCGGAACACTTGCAAAAACTATCAACGTCTGAActaaatttcttttatatagaatattatttattcttatgtGACTTAGGGAGTCTGGGAACATAATAGAAGCAGGTATAGTTAGCATCgcgttaagatttttttttctaaacattgtttgcattgaattattttatagtcatCATCATTGaggtttttcttttttcatttgatcaaattttatttactgtgcTTCATTCTGCAGACATTCAATGTATCAGCATTTAGTGGCATTGTTGTGTAATTATTCCTGTGAAACACGTTGTAGAATAGCTAACATTCACTTAGGACTACTGGTTTTAAATCAATTCATAGTTATTCTGTCAATTAGATATCATTCTAACTCAATAGTGTGATAGTTGTAACTGAATGTTAActgttggtttattttaatgttgtcTCTTATTTATGTACCTCGCTGAGTTAAAAACTGACATAATGCTCCACTGCTACTTGTATTATACTTTAATTTGCGACTCCCTCTGAAAAGCAAGGCATTTCGCTCTTGTTTTATGTTATGAAAGCTTTCCCAAAGCAAAGAAGTGGTTAATACGACGTTGTATAATTACAGGCGCACCCTCGCTCTCGCCGAGGAGTTGGGCGATGCAGCAGTGGAAGCCCAGGCATGCTACTCTTTAGGTAACACATATACCTTGTTAAGAGAGTACCGTGTCGCAGAAGAATACCATGCACGCCACTTGGCGGCCGCGCGTAAACTTCAAGATCGCGTGGGCGAAGGCCGGGCCTGTTGGTCCCTCGGCAATGCCCACGCCGCTCTCGGCAATCACGAAAAAGCTCTTTATTACGCCAATGAACATTTCAACATATCTAAAGAAGTAAGTCAAGAATTAATGTTTAAGTGATAACTAACTAACAAGGTGGGTGGGTGCTTCTAACAGTTTTATATTTGCCTTTTGGTTtactaacaaattaatattactaacaCTATTTGAAATGTTAACAAGTGTGACGGCGAGGGTTGTTAAAGTATAAGATAATATTACTACTGGTATTACTTTTAACACAAAAGAactgatgtattttttattgtatgtgtattCTTTTTGGTTAAATTTTACCAATGTGTAATATTACAGCTTCACCAGCGTACGCCAGCAAAATGTTTGTAAGACACTGTTATTTCCCTTTCGGCCGCgtatgataccagagtttgtatagtatcctacaacgatcattttttcttcgtatgatactggttaccaaactctggtatcatacGCGGCCGAAGGggttatttcttatttttttccttttagaAACTCTCTTTTATTAACAATGTTttccattttcttttacatttttacatatcACCTCTGATACAGTGAGTGTATGCGACTGATCACGAGGTATAGGGTAAGACTACTGCTGAGCAAATGTTACCAGGAAGATGCTTCATAGCATATGTTACTGGGGATTTATGTCTGAATTCTCAGTAGCAGCCTGCCAACATACTTAAATTAGCTTGTAAAATAGCTTTTTTactctaaaactaaaacactgaaataatctatcgtgaaactgaaataatttttacgTTTGCTTGCTACttataaagaatatattatGACTTGTATAGTATTATAAACATCACATTGTAGAATAGTATTTCATAAGGctggttataatatattaagtggCAAATATTTTTAGCATATAAGTTTATTGTAGAAATTACCTTGTCttacacaaaataaacttatttaatacaCACAGTGTATCACTTGTTGATATTCACTCTGTATaatgatgatattttattattgtcactAAATTTATGATGCCACATAAGTACCGTTTATAGAAACctgtattattgttttatatgctTATGTTCCTACCATGGGAGGTAAGTTGCACTCCCTGCTCCAACTCACATTGTTGATTTATATGTAACAATAATGAACATTGAATGAGCATtgtaacacatttaaaaaaaatataatgtataaaaaaaagaaaaattgaaaaatgatgattataataaaacaatgtctgatttttcttttacatgCACCCCTCACGTAGCGAAACTTCACTGATattattgaatacattttattttgatgattaGAAATAGTCAGAAAACcgaattgtaaaatattttttacgatagCAGAACGTATTTTTCCTGCTGTCTGCAAGAATTCTGTACTTTTTCTAACATCGCtacaaatgtataatagaattaaTGTTGGTGTTAGTTTCGCTACAGACAGCCAAACCATTATCCCTTTCATGTTGTGGACGTGTTTCTAGGTAGAAGTAGAACGGTATAGAAAAACCGGTGTCGGTGGCTTCATACCGTGTGCTGTTACCTAAGGATCGTTATTAATATGAGGTATGATTGGTTTTAGTTGGGCGACGTGCTGGGCCAGGCTACGGCGCAGATGAACATAAGTGATTTGCGAAAAGTGCTCGGACTGCCTGTGGACTCAGACTCGTCGCCGCCGCAGGGGCAACCCTCGGACGAAGACCGCACGCCGCAGACGCCGTTCAACGCTTTGCGTATCAGGCGCCAAAGTATGGAGGAGCTGTCGCTCATTCAGGTACTACGAACTTCCTCGAAAATCCAAAATTACGTTATACTAAAACCAAAAATCCGAAAGTCTTAACTCCTCCTAAAAGAAAAGTCATTCACATATATTCTGACTTACTTCTTTGTCAACAGATTACCCCAGACGCCAAGAAGAAGGAGGCGGAGAAGGCCGGCAACGACAAGAAGGCCGAGGTGGTGCGCACCGAGTCGGAGGACAACCCCACGGAGTCGTTCTTCGACCTGCTGTCGCGCTGCCAGTCCGAGCGCATGGACGAACAGCGCGCCACGCTCAACGCCTCCAGGCCGGGGGCTAAGCCCAAGACGAGCACTCACAAGCTCCAACGCTCTGCTAGCAGCGGCAACGGCAGCAGCAAGACTGCTAGGtgcgtatatttatttattcatggagctcatcatttaaatatatataagaaGACAATAGTGCATCTAACTTAATTTTTCATCAGATTTTCTGGAAACTAATCTTTAAATTGTAAGCTCATACTGACTGCCGACGTCTTAAGTCTCAGAGGAATAGAATTAAAATCTGTATTGG belongs to Anticarsia gemmatalis isolate Benzon Research Colony breed Stoneville strain chromosome Z, ilAntGemm2 primary, whole genome shotgun sequence and includes:
- the pins gene encoding G-protein-signaling modulator pins isoform X2, with protein sequence MCLELALEGERLCKAGDCRAGVAFFQAAIQAGTDDLRTLSAIYSQLGNAYFYLGDYNMAMQYHKHDLTLARTMNDKLGEAKASGNLGNTLKVMGKFSEAIQCCKRHLEISRALGDKLSEGRALYNLGNVYHAQGKQLGRVGQNDPGHFPQEVRECLTQAVSYYEENLELMRNLGDKQAMGRACGNLGNTCYLLGDFARAIRYHTERLQIAREFGDKAAERRANSNLGNSHIFLGQFENAAEHYKRTLALAEELGDAAVEAQACYSLGNTYTLLREYRVAEEYHARHLAAARKLQDRVGEGRACWSLGNAHAALGNHEKALYYANEHFNISKELGDVLGQATAQMNISDLRKVLGLPVDSDSSPPQGQPSDEDRTPQTPFNALRIRRQSMEELSLIQITPDAKKKEAEKAGNDKKAEVVRTESEDNPTESFFDLLSRCQSERMDEQRATLNASRPGAKPKTSTHKLQRSASSGNGSSKTASSSDAMLDMITDLQSSRMDSQRAELRPVAKPKLKETKGTSLPGLRHQHTTSSKPEDDFLDMIARVQGSRLEDQRSELPRPKPAGPPRSQTVPDDDFFAQLMRMQSGRMEDQRATIPIPDRNKTGANAKK
- the pins gene encoding G-protein-signaling modulator pins isoform X1, which produces MSVSASAENLSTDAQSCDGGSMCLELALEGERLCKAGDCRAGVAFFQAAIQAGTDDLRTLSAIYSQLGNAYFYLGDYNMAMQYHKHDLTLARTMNDKLGEAKASGNLGNTLKVMGKFSEAIQCCKRHLEISRALGDKLSEGRALYNLGNVYHAQGKQLGRVGQNDPGHFPQEVRECLTQAVSYYEENLELMRNLGDKQAMGRACGNLGNTCYLLGDFARAIRYHTERLQIAREFGDKAAERRANSNLGNSHIFLGQFENAAEHYKRTLALAEELGDAAVEAQACYSLGNTYTLLREYRVAEEYHARHLAAARKLQDRVGEGRACWSLGNAHAALGNHEKALYYANEHFNISKELGDVLGQATAQMNISDLRKVLGLPVDSDSSPPQGQPSDEDRTPQTPFNALRIRRQSMEELSLIQITPDAKKKEAEKAGNDKKAEVVRTESEDNPTESFFDLLSRCQSERMDEQRATLNASRPGAKPKTSTHKLQRSASSGNGSSKTASSSDAMLDMITDLQSSRMDSQRAELRPVAKPKLKETKGTSLPGLRHQHTTSSKPEDDFLDMIARVQGSRLEDQRSELPRPKPAGPPRSQTVPDDDFFAQLMRMQSGRMEDQRATIPIPDRNKTGANAKK